The DNA window tatatctacTTATAGAGTCGGAAACGCGACCTTCCtcgaaattatatattatatctgCATAACGGCTATAGGGACAATGCAATCTCATtaacattttcaatatttacctCCTCTTGGTCATCAGCGTTCTCCTTCCGTACGGTGCGCGCCCTTTTCATTGGTACCACTTGAGACTCGTCTTCAAGCTCCGATTCTGGCGAAAATTCGTGATCGGAACGGAAGAGTGGCGAACCGGGATCCGTTTCATAGTGAGGTggctcctcctcttcctcctcgcTCTCTGGCTGTTCCTCTGAATCGGAGGACCAGCCATCCTTGCCAGGacacttttttttcttcttattacgggcctcctcctccgcctcgcTAGCCTCAGATTCTGATTCCTCTCCTGAGGGCTCTAGTACAGTAGGATCTGCTTCCTTCTCtgccttcttctttttcttaaGCTCTTGTTTCATGGTACGAAGAGCAACCTCCTCTTGCTTTCGCCTTTCAGCCTCCTCTTTGATCTTCTGTTGGGCAATGCGCCTAGATTGGCGCACAGGTGTCTCCGATTCGTTGGTCTCGATGATATTGGTAGTATCCACATCACGCTTTTTTCTCGGCCCTCGTCCACGACCCACCCTTGGCTTTGGCTCCTCGATGGGTTCTTCTTTGATGGTTTTTTCCTCTATCTTCTTCCCATTTTCTGAATTTTCTGGGACTGGATCGTCTTTAGGTTCAGATTTTAGTTTGGCACcaatttttaaagttttttcatCATCTTCGGATTCCTGCTGCAGCTCGGCATTGACCTCTGCCTGCATTTTATCCCTGGCCCCACCTCGAGTCCTTTTTGGCTGAGGAAGCTCGGAGTGAGTGACAGCAACTCCACCTCTGCGTCCAGAACGACGTGCAGATCCCTCCGGTGCAGGCGATTGATCTTTAACTAAAGGTGATTCATCCTTTGCAGACAGTGCAAGAGGATCCTCGACCTCCTCTTGTATGTCCTGCTCGTTGTTGCGCTTCAACTTCTCGCTGACGGCTGACGTAGGTACTTCAGTAGGGGAGGATTCATTAGAAAACGACTCATTTGCATCCTCACTGCTACGACGCTTCCGATGACGATCGTCCGGATGACCAATTGAGCTAGGAGCTGGAACTGCAGGCCCAAGGGTCTCACTGTTTGTTCGTTTTCTTGGAATGGGCTCTTCTTCACTCTCCGCCTGTTGCAGTTGAGTCAAGAGATTTTTCTTTAGGGGCTTGGTTATCGGTGTTTTTCTTTGCAGACTTAAGGAGCTGATGGGAGGTGTAGCTTCTCTTGTTTCCTGGGGCCGATGCGTTGACTTCTCTATTTCTTTTACAAGCGTTGTTTCCGGCAAATCCTTCTCTGTAGTTTTCTTTAACTTTTTTTCGATAATTTCCTCCAGAGTCGGCTTCGGTTTAGTGTGAGGAGCTATACACTTTCGCCGAATGCGCGCGTCGTCTTCTCCGCTGGACGAAGTAGTTTCTTCTATCTGCGATTTTTGAACCTCGACCTTTCGTCTGGCCTCCGCGTTAGTGGTCTTTGGTCTCATTTTAATGCGCTTGCCGCCCACATCTAGATCATTTAGGATTGGATTGTCATCTTGCGGTTCCTCTTCCTGCACTTCGCTTTCGGAGGTGGAGTTTCTCAGAGCGGACTGAGAGTCATTAAGACGCCGCTTTCGATTTAATAACGTAGACGGCTTAGGTACTGAAACATCCTCACCAGAACCTCCCGTTCTTAATTTAACATCAATCTCTCTGGATTTGTTATTGTCTGCGAAAAGTAAGATTTCGGATGTACTTGGACCTTTGGATTGCACACTATTAATTTCAAGACAGACTGTATTCGTTTCgctatttgatttatttttaggtgGATCATCTTGAAACAAGGTTTTAACTTGTTCAGAcatgttatttttttcgttgGCTTTTTCTGCAAAAGATTCAATTAAACATTTCGATTTAACTGTTTCATCTTTCACTTCCTTTAAAGATTCTTTAGCGCCCATTACCGTTTCCTGttctgattttattttgtaatcaTTTTGGTTAGATACATGGCTTATTGCTTCACGCGAATCTGTCTCATTAGATTCAGGGTCCAAGTCTTTTTTCGAAATTTGCTGATGATTTATTAAAAGCTTATCCTTCTCAACTGGACCGTTTTCTTGGACGCATTCTTCTGTTACGCGTTCCTTTGTATTTCCTAGTTCATCTGGAACTTGGCACATTTCCTTAGTCTGAAAGGATGATTGGTCACTTTCATTTGCATTGTTGACTGAAACTTCATTTATCGTATGCTTCACTTCTTCTATTGGCTCACTTTCTGTATGACCTTCAGAGATTTCCTCATTCTTTTCAATCACGCTTACTGTACTTTCCTGTATATTCCTTGTAGCCACCGGTTTGAGTTCCTTTTCTTTCATTTGATCATCTGagattttgtttactttagcTTCTTGGCATATGTTAGCCtcttctgcagctgcagctgaatGGTCCTCAATATCTCCCACAGTTTTAATGAGTTCGCTGCCATTTCGCGGCAGTATGTTATCCATGCACTTTTGACTTTCACCATTTGCTTTCTCCTCGCTCAAGCTGTCGAAAATGCTGCGTTTTGCCTCCGACTTTGATGTTTGCTTCATGGGACTCAGCTTGAGACATCCGGgctcgccaaaaaaaaacgtggCCTTTGGTTCCGACGTGTGCGTTGTCGTTTCTTTCTCGGAAGCTTCGTTTTTACTATTTCCCACGAGACAGTCGGTCCCCAACCCTTGACCAATGACATGGACCATTGGATCTGTGATGGCTTCACCGACCTCCAAGTCATCCTCGTAGTCGAAATTGCACAAATTATCGTCCATTAAATTATAAGGAATGGCCTCACAGTCTCGTCCTGATCCTTGTCCCTTCACCACGATCGTTGGATCCTCTATAGTCTCGCCAGTATCTTCCTCATCGTCATCTTCCTCGATATCCGCCGCCGCGCTATCGATATCTTCCTCTTCCTCACCCTCATCCAATTCAGAatcctcctcgtcctcttCTTCCCCGTCCTCTTCTTCGGACTCTCCTTCGATTTCATCCTTGGTGCTTTCGTAGCGACTTGGCTTTTTGATTCGCTTGGTATCCAGCAGTGTGGGACGGTGCTTCTTTTGCTGTTCCTCCTGGGCGGCTGTGGGGCTGCTGTCTACGTCCTCGAGGGAACGTTTTTTTGTTGGGGCCGGGGAAGCGCTTCTTAAAAGCTTGGCCTGGTTAATAAGCAGTGGCTAAAATATCAAGAATGAATTCTTATCTAAAAATGCTTAACTCCTTGGCTTCATCCATACACACCTTAACCCTTTTGGACTTTTGATCCTCTTGCTCGGGAGAGCGCAGTTTAATCTTTAGATTGGGCACAGTTTTTACGGTCCCATCTACTATTTCTTCTTCATCCTCTTTCTCTTCGGGGGGCGGTTGTTTTGGAGGAcaactgttgctgctactGGTGTCCTCATCGGCCTCACCAATGTCCTTCGAAGGAAGTACCACCTCATTTCCGCGCAGCCTTGCAATAAGATTTACAAACTCGTCCCGGTTTGTGGCAACCACCTGCCAGATTTCCTCGTCTAGATGCTCCTGGTAGATTCGCAGGTTACAGTCGGTATCCTGGGTCAGCCAGTAGGCGTGTCCCAACCGGTCCCTTCCAATTGGCTCTGAGCGCAAGGTATCTGCATTCAAGGTGAGGATGTGGGCCCGAAACTTGGCGTTGCGCTCGAACTGACTTTCGAGAAGTTCCTGTACGGGAAAATAGCCCTTCAGCAATATATACCAGATTGTACGAAATTGGCCACTCACCCGAAATATTCTCAGCTTGACCTTCAAGCTGGAGTTCTTGTAACCGAAACGTTCGATTTCCCAGGCATCTTGTACCGAATAACCGAAGCAGAATTTGCTGAGGGCTGACTCCCAACTTTTCTCATGAACCGTCTTACGGGTCTTACGGAGCAGCTTTATGTGCAAGTCCTTTAGCTCAGGAACTGCAAAGAGGagttataattatttgttagGAAATGTACAACGAAAATGCACTAAGTAATAATAAGGGCATTTTCTGCAAGTGTAGGCTTTTTGTATCTGATGTTGCTTAcgaggaaaaatacaaaatgtcgaaacatttatatttctttttttaaaaatatatattcagcAGCCCTCCCATTCGGAACcttaaatgttttcaaatgcAGATGTACcatgaaaaaattataactcttattgtttaataGTTTAATAGTGCCAAAACCAAATTAACTTACCATCTCTGAAAAAGGCAATACAAGTAAAAGTAGGCCTTCAAGATTTGTTTTGTATATTGCGCTTGTGTTGAGAAGAAAACAAATCGCAGTGCTCTCTCTACCATTGAGTAATCCCTTTCTCTCTCACCAGCCAAGCGCACTCTCCGGAGCGAAGCATTGGTAAACCTCTGAAGCAGACCCATTCGAAAACCCTGCATCTTTGGTTTCCATTAAACCTGGCTTCACTTCATTTAGCGAAGAGCAGCCCCCACATTTATCACACCACTCCCTTGCCCACTCACCTTCGTTGTTGTTTGTCAACCACTCCTGCAGATGCCTGAAGTTGGGCAGGCTGAGACCCAGGTCCTTGGAAAATTTCTGCAGGAAGGCGCAAATCACCGCAAAGTCCGGATCGTTGGCGCATGTGTGCAGCGTGGAGGTGAGGGCGTCGTCGTCCTTGCACTCCTCCGATATTGAATCCGTCGGAAGCGGGATCGGATTGGTGGGCGCCGCAGCCGCAGCTGAGGACGCCGCCATTTTTCATGCGTCCCCGAGAACGGGTGAAAATTTTCGGATGTTGTATACTACTCTGGCAAAACCGCGCAATGGGCACTGCAAAAACGAGTCATTTGTCCAAGGCTCAAGCTCTCTGGAAGCGCGGCACTGCAAGACTACGAGAGTGCATAGTTCTGGCCGCGAGACAGCTCTTGTACGGGCTAAAATTCTATTTTAAACAAGCGAAAAGGCTTTATTTTCTGTTGTGTGTTTCAGTGTGGCCGCGCATTCACTTTTCGACAATACAGCAGATTGCACCAATGTATTTGGAGCGAGTTGGCAGCCGATGCTGTGGGGAACTAGTTTCTAATATTCTTTTGGTATGTGCAAACTAGTTGTCGGCATTCCGCTTTTTTACTAAATGATCCTACTTTACAGAACCAAAggatattgattttttacaATTCGAgaacacattttaatttttaagataGTCATTTTACAGAGATTTGTGATAAAACAGCTCTTAAATATGAAACCACGATGGGACTTTTTGGTAAAACATAACAACTaatcaaaaaatttacatttaacattttgatTAATCGAAATCAAATTGTACTCTTAGACAaactaaattcaattatattgTAATCGTTGTAAATGcagataattttttttttgttcttcagtGCAGATtgccaattaattaaaaaaaaaaacataaattttccgTTACGCAAATGTGTTAacggtatttttggtatttgaaGAACACGACTGGTTCGAGTCCCGAAACCAGTTCCAATGAGCACTAcattagtgtgtgtgtgtaggggGAATTTGTTGATAGATAGAACGAGAAAAACAGTCGctgcaaaacaacaaagaacgACGCAAACCAagcgaatttaaatttaagtaatCAAGTCAAATCAATTCGCGTTACTTATCTGCCATCGTCGATCAAGATCTTGTGTACAAACAGCGAAACACTGCTCCTGTATACagcagaaataaaaatcatcTAAAGGCCAGTGAAAGTGTAACGAGATAAAAAGATACAATCAGGAAAACTTCAGTAGCAATGACCACATATCAAATGAACTTCAACCAGGACTTTACGTAAGTAGAGACATCTGTGCTTAATTTTTTAGTTCCAAGCCAGGAAGGTCACCACAGCGAAAAAGTGGCAAAACCACGGGCAAGCAATTGAGACACAAAACGACAAATGAGAAGGGTAAACAAGGCGAAAACAGCTGCTGTGGGGGAGGTGGGCGGGGATCGTTAGTGTGTCTGTGGGTGAGCGTGAATTGGCGTCATTATTCGTGTGTGTGTAGTTTATTAGAACATGCAAACAAGCAGTTCCAATTACAATGACATGCATCTATTTTGGAATGCTTTCCCCGTTACGGGAGGTCTGGTAACCAAACTAGGTACACTGTCCTAGGTACGCGGTCCAACCCCGCTAGCCAACAATGGTCTACAGGGGCGGCCAGCAAGGGGCTTAATAAGCAGTATTTCCATTGCGATGACCACTGTGCGGGACACCAACACTCGCACGATTGGCGCACAATTGCGTGTTTATGCGCAACAGCTGATGTCGCAGCAAAAACTGTGCTAAGACAGCACGAACTGTGGAACAAATGAAAGTGCAGAGCGATAAGGCCGATAGCTTTTAAAAATGACAAGGAACAAATAGGAGTCACTCTTGCGGGAGCGCACTGTGACGCAGCTTCTACTCTCGAGCTTAATTAACCAGTTTCTCTATTGCACGGTATGTTTATTTTCGCTCAGCTGATGTCATTAAAAAACAAGGTGAGGGAAAAAGTGCATGTGAGCCTAAGAAAGAGAGAACGAGACAAAGAAAAACGAAATGGTGAAGGGAGATTTCTAATCAGAAACAAATCAATTAGCCCGTGCGGGTGAATGGACGCGAAAACGAAAATCAAGCGATTTTTTCTATTATCTTTTGGGGcttttactttaatttttcataaagtgtttataataaaagaaaaataagttaaaattAGTTCTTTACGAAATGAAgcataaaaaaatttgaaattaaattgttctTAATTTTCTATTAAACTACTATTAACTTCAAGAGGTACTTTATGACAAATCTAACGAAAATAGCTAGAAATTTAGATGGACTAAGTGGTACGTAATAATATTTTGGGTATTTGCGGATTGTGTTTAAAGGAAATTATAAGGCCTTCTTTATCATcgcattaaataaaataaacataaactaaaaaattttaaatgacggttatatgtacatatgatGCATAGGTTAATATATTGTTTCACACTGGGTCTTTGGTGAAAagtattattttgtttatttatttttctaggTGGTCGAATAAgtcttgtgtttgtgtgcgtcATCAAGTTTCTTGagtttgttgttatttatttgatagCCTGCGCAATTGCTCATCAGcttaaattttaatgcaatCGACTGTAAGTGCACTTTTGCCTGATGGGTAAATTTATGTTCGATGTCCCTTGTAAAAAAATGGCAAGCGTGTGCGTTTATTTTTCTTCAACACTGCATTTGTTTACTAACAAcgcgaaaacaaaaatattttagagagcaacaacaaacaagagACCTCAATGCGCTATCGCATAACAAGGGGCCTAGTAACCTTGGGCCCCATTTTAGCGTCGTTACGCCTTTGGCGGGAACAAGTTTCGGTTTTAAGAGAACAAATAGTCagaaataacaacaacacgtGTTGCGCTCACTGATCACTTTAACAGGCTTATCGCAGGGAGCGAGCGCTCAACCCAACTACATATGTGCCAAAATCGTAAAATCGTAATAATTGGCAGAGCTCACCTTGTAAAGACACAAAACTGGTTTTAATACTTGAACACTTGAAAATACGGGCCACCACCAATCTCCAACTGGCACTTCAAACATCTGGCAGCCTCGCCAGGTTTGCGGGTATGGCCACACTGAAAAATGCGGCACCGCTGACATTGAAAAGGCGAGAATTAAGCGATAATTGATTGCAGTTTGAAATACGAGCGAGAGAGTGCATGGGTAAAAATCAATACAGGGAGCAGAACCAATGGAGCAGCGCGCCAACTTCCTGGCTCTGACCCTCCTGGACGCCCTGGAGGACGAGAACGAGACGGATATAATGTCGATGCTGGAGAGAAACTGCATAAACGCTGGCATCGTGCCCTGCGAGCGCGGACTGGCTCCCTTGCACTACGTGTGCGGCATGCGAAACGGGGGATTGGCCCAGCGGATCCTGGAACGATTTCTTAAGTGTCCCGACCTTGACGTAAATGCCCTGTGCGACGGCCAGACTACGGCGCTGCACATCGCCAGCATTTACGGGCGGACGGAACTGGTGAGGATGCTGCTGAAGCGCGGAGCTCGCGCGGACCTGGCTGACGAGGAGAACAAGCTGCCTGTTCACTACGCCATTGAGGAGTGCCACTTCGaggtgctgcagctgctcagGGATCACATCTTCCGTGAGAGACAGAGccagaagaagcagcagcagcgagtTCAGGCGGTCGACGCTCTAACGCCAAATCAGCCGAGGTACAATCACGATGTAACTTCCCCGTACTACATTAACATCACTCACAGGCGGCATCGACCGCAGCCGAAGTTTCCGGAGCCGACGGAGGAGGAATGCACCGATATTCCGCCACTGCCGGATGAGGAGTCTGTGAACCTATTTGCTCTCACTGAAGCTCATCTTACCCAACTCATACAGAGCCAACGGGAGAACCAGCCGGAGGATCCTTTTCAGCCAAAGCGGCGAACTCTTATTGAAAGTTGGCGCGAGAAGGTGGAACGCTCCCGCGCCCGCCTGTTCCTGCTCCATCAGTACGACGAGCATGTGGAAGCGCTGGTGGATGATGCCATTAGTCAGGAGGACTTCAGCTATAAGGAGCACTTGCAGAAGAAGCTCAGGGATGAGGACAATCCGAGAAATCTGACAGAGGATGCTGCCACCTCGGGTCGGCAGGTGTTCGAGATGCTAGTGGAGCAGGTATCTCAGGCGGTCGTCGAGGAGCCAAAGCCACTCCCGGAGCACAGCTTCTACACTGCCCAGGGCGACGAGGAGGACGTGGCAGAGAACTCACCACGCCAGAATGAGTACTTTCTGCAAATCAAGGAGGCCTACGTTCACACTGACGACGAGAATGGATTAGTTTTTTACGAAGCGAGATACCTACAGAATAGGGAAAAGCGGGAGACAGTCGAGCAAACTCCTAAAGAGAGGAGGCAGGATTTGGAAAGCTCTGTGAGCACCAATTATACCCTGCCACTAGACTACGAAACGGACGCTTTGCGCCGGGAGTTGACACAACTGGGTGCTTCGGTGGGTCCCATTACCAAAACAACTAAGCGGTTGTACATTAAGCAGCTAATCAAATACAAGCGCAATACAGAGGCGCTGCAGGCAGCCCAAAAGCACGCCCAGGAGGCGCAGATCCGCTACTCGGTGGAACTTCATCGTACACTGCGGTCGCCAGAGGACTTTGAGAGGATAAGTGATTACTTGCCCCATGAAGCAGCCTCTGCAGCGCATTTCGCAAAGTGTGGggtgacaaaaaaaaacctgcGAGAGGGACACCTCAAACAGAGCTTTATCTACATGTTAATCGATCCACGCATTTCGCGGAATCTGCCTGGGGAGAGCGCTTTTCTCGAAAAGTTCGAGGCTTGGCAGCGTTTCCTAGACTCAATTTTTTACGTAGGTAAGGGCAAGTCTTCGCGACCGTATGCTCACCTTTACGACGCTATGCGGCAGCACACACGCCTTCATCAAAAGCGCGAAAAGGATAAAACAAATAGGGAACGCGTTGGCGGATTCCGCACCATGCAGCCAGATGTCTTCCGCTCCCCGCCACCGGGAGATGGCAAGATGGGAAGCCGTAAGCTGGAGCGCATCTTGGATATTTGGCAACATGGGAGTGGAGTCGTATGTCTGCATGTCTTTCACAACATCTTGCCAATTGATGCATACACACGCGAAGCGTCTATAATAGACGCGCTGGGCTTGAATCATCTTACCAATATGAAGCGCGGCGACTACTACGGACCGGCTCAGTCATGGACTATGAAACAGAAAAAGCAGCTGGGAATCTGTCTGCTTCTTAAGGCCATGCACATCTATCTGGCGGAGGGAGAATCCCAGTTGTCGCCAAGCGACCTTCTCTGAGAACGGGAAATTAAATGTGGTTCCGAAAAAATATTGACAATTAGCACCAAGTACAAAGTGGAGCGGCGCATCTAGAAAATGTTCATAAATGGATCTCAAGattaattatatttagaaaatagGCATATACTTGGGGTGTTAGAAGAGCTAAGTTTGAACTTAAAGCAGTAGTTTACAAATTTGAATTCCAGCTTCGACCATTAGCggtaacatttttaaatggcTGTTGATTTGCAAagtattatttcatttattttttgtcaaATAGTATTACAATTTAGAAGGGTAGtcttatataataaataaaaaataaataataaaaatacatcaCTCAAGGATACTTTTTACctattttttctttacttaAGAATTGCTGAaacattattgtttatttcattttacaaaattattcaTTAGTTGCCAAAGCAACAATGAACAACTAATCTAGTACTATCTCTTTTGTtcgaaaaaatttaatatgtaCTAATACTTGGAGTTTAAATATTGGCCCTGCATAAGCTCATAATTCTTACGTATTTAAATGTCGGTGAACATTCTTCATTCAAAACTACCAAACCGAGGAAATAAGTAATCAAGATCTTTTCTCGTACATTTCAGGGCCAATCAATTAAAGCATCAATATACACTTTATAGGGTTGAACTCTTCCTTCTACTTTTGACGGATATAGTTAACgcttttactttacgagtaacgggagTAACGAAATTATATGTTATTGCTCTGTAAAGCACTACCCTCTCCGTAAGGAGCAATACGTATGTTGACCGAAATTTTGACCTAACCGAATAGGGTAACATCTTAAGCATATGGTGAAAGTTTGAATTC is part of the Drosophila yakuba strain Tai18E2 chromosome 2R, Prin_Dyak_Tai18E2_2.1, whole genome shotgun sequence genome and encodes:
- the LOC6529227 gene encoding uncharacterized protein LOC6529227 isoform X1, which translates into the protein MAASSAAAAAPTNPIPLPTDSISEECKDDDALTSTLHTCANDPDFAVICAFLQKFSKDLGLSLPNFRHLQEWLTNNNEVPELKDLHIKLLRKTRKTVHEKSWESALSKFCFGYSVQDAWEIERFGYKNSSLKVKLRIFRELLESQFERNAKFRAHILTLNADTLRSEPIGRDRLGHAYWLTQDTDCNLRIYQEHLDEEIWQVVATNRDEFVNLIARLRGNEVVLPSKDIGEADEDTSSSNSCPPKQPPPEEKEDEEEIVDGTVKTVPNLKIKLRSPEQEDQKSKRVKPLLINQAKLLRSASPAPTKKRSLEDVDSSPTAAQEEQQKKHRPTLLDTKRIKKPSRYESTKDEIEGESEEEDGEEEDEEDSELDEGEEEEDIDSAAADIEEDDDEEDTGETIEDPTIVVKGQGSGRDCEAIPYNLMDDNLCNFDYEDDLEVGEAITDPMVHVIGQGLGTDCLVGNSKNEASEKETTTHTSEPKATFFFGEPGCLKLSPMKQTSKSEAKRSIFDSLSEEKANGESQKCMDNILPRNGSELIKTVGDIEDHSAAAAEEANICQEAKVNKISDDQMKEKELKPVATRNIQESTVSVIEKNEEISEGHTESEPIEEVKHTINEVSVNNANESDQSSFQTKEMCQVPDELGNTKERVTEECVQENGPVEKDKLLINHQQISKKDLDPESNETDSREAISHVSNQNDYKIKSEQETVMGAKESLKEVKDETVKSKCLIESFAEKANEKNNMSEQVKTLFQDDPPKNKSNSETNTVCLEINSVQSKGPSTSEILLFADNNKSREIDVKLRTGGSGEDVSVPKPSTLLNRKRRLNDSQSALRNSTSESEVQEEEPQDDNPILNDLDVGGKRIKMRPKTTNAEARRKVEVQKSQIEETTSSSGEDDARIRRKCIAPHTKPKPTLEEIIEKKLKKTTEKDLPETTLVKEIEKSTHRPQETREATPPISSLSLQRKTPITKPLKKNLLTQLQQAESEEEPIPRKRTNSETLGPAVPAPSSIGHPDDRHRKRRSSEDANESFSNESSPTEVPTSAVSEKLKRNNEQDIQEEVEDPLALSAKDESPLVKDQSPAPEGSARRSGRRGGVAVTHSELPQPKRTRGGARDKMQAEVNAELQQESEDDEKTLKIGAKLKSEPKDDPVPENSENGKKIEEKTIKEEPIEEPKPRVGRGRGPRKKRDVDTTNIIETNESETPVRQSRRIAQQKIKEEAERRKQEEVALRTMKQELKKKKKAEKEADPTVLEPSGEESESEASEAEEEARNKKKKKCPGKDGWSSDSEEQPESEEEEEEPPHYETDPGSPLFRSDHEFSPESELEDESQVVPMKRARTVRKENADDQEEEDAEEACQKCGKSDHPEWILLCDTLACNKGYHCSCLSPVLFYIPEGDWHCPPCQQEQLITALERQLQQYDTLVAQKQQERILAEEQAERERQELEAATMAAKDENFKTENEEDDDDRDDKVVKAEKVKRRRGDGRSNRRAAKRGTRRRRGNESDSSPGKSLGSGSRSGSGSDSSSDNSTSFSDSDDEPIYKLRKRRQINVSYRLNEYDDLINSALKKEMDEVAGAGNLGRGKDISTIIEADKEKARRDDLPTENDVKEKEDGEKEKRKAKSSGTSPSSSEDEVPLKRSNKFKQPPAKKKARKLTTLDVSSEEDHGSDEDFKTSSYSDEDTSQSGSGDSDSSLEVYRRPGRGKKQRKAARRAARERRKDRKFVVEESDESEDEDQKRRATKSKKKKDDSEYTETETEDDDDNELSDNVDSADLCDDTTSESEDGAWNPSSKKKKTVAAKKTNSSDGIARKSPKLKKLATQAGKNAKRLEYSDDDISESDLEEDDDEEDEEGAPLSGKGSGKQPRSQPLKPTGSTSLPGKGKGKGKAKKKKPLSSEEEDGAASDDRTRTRGRRYAYIEDDDDSSDGGIKPGVHRPDTPPEERQKFIQRQEEIKRMLAEKNAEGAKLVATPRLTPIKPGVTAPEKRTPGKAAGGDSLSTVPLSVIRQAKVLDIDYLQRKGETIGDLDDVDESELDDAELPDDLPEDMEDAIARMVEEEEQFSAAVAARELPGAEDVLRTTPSKSKQTSRVLPESLAQNSAPGTSGLQEPHRKRLPMPTMHPPLLRHQFPISAGPSHSPASLVRPHAPLGMHPMLQRHLSQTVHPPQAMHLLQNALSAPLGQPLGCGNYGTGPHSAQHLPLVMSMPSAASAAAHLMQSPVASATARPADTVSGSPAPDPKPRGRRKKVTPLRDQLQKQQTAAAVTAATSSTTPGSAPSDKAKGQPLFKPHEDAAPNAPASQASVITRMPPHLPSAHGRSHGPPGGIYPSSAELARFYGQVASQQPIPAVTGPRSPSSSSGTPRHLLRPQMPPGLHPPHASLRPTYGPPPPLRGSGSPTSPPSTTSNSRPAYLHGAEHHGGPSGTPMGGVFSSGPPPARHSSPLLNPYRAPPIYGNPSYSPRIGGAPGTGSMRPGSVDYVAGPRGYSPYGYYPPPPPLSTAPAHAATHSVIVSAPPTLTPTNHSVSTLTHGKTLPQSSPTQSSGPPPAAAPPPTITSESSSHKPPMASVITSKKLTTLEAYPIRKSPIAVVAEVTGPSEPTRSPAPMAEEDSGSAHDTRAPPSATGAAVVGEFSGLVSYFSSQQDDYDT